A DNA window from Gillisia sp. Hel1_33_143 contains the following coding sequences:
- the galE gene encoding UDP-glucose 4-epimerase GalE — MKSKILVTGGLGFIGSHTVVALIEQGYEVVIIDNLSNSSIDVLGGITKITQVTPEFENIDLRNKEEVLGFFEKHTNIAGVIHFAASKAVGESVENPLLYYENNLATLIYLLQRLSEKEDANFIFSSSCTVYGQADTLPISESAPVKKAESPYGNTKQIGEEIIKDTCKVHPNLKAISLRYFNPIGAHPSAEIGELPIGTPQNLVPFITQTAIGKREQLSVFGNDYPTNDGTCIRDYIHVMDLARAHVVALKRLMNNEAESNYDVFNLGTGKGNSVLEVIQSFERTTGKKLSYKIAERREGDITAAYADTIKANSVLGWRSEKDLDEALESAWKWEKKVTGSEMN, encoded by the coding sequence ATGAAATCTAAAATATTAGTTACAGGAGGTCTTGGTTTTATAGGTTCTCATACGGTAGTTGCTCTAATAGAACAAGGCTATGAAGTAGTTATCATAGATAATCTATCAAATTCATCTATAGATGTTTTGGGAGGGATAACGAAGATAACTCAGGTTACTCCAGAATTTGAGAACATAGATCTTAGAAATAAAGAGGAAGTACTAGGTTTTTTTGAGAAACATACCAATATAGCAGGTGTAATTCATTTTGCAGCATCTAAAGCGGTGGGTGAAAGTGTTGAAAATCCATTATTATATTACGAGAACAACCTTGCTACCTTAATCTACTTATTACAAAGATTAAGCGAGAAGGAAGATGCAAATTTTATCTTTAGCTCTTCTTGCACTGTATATGGACAAGCAGACACACTTCCAATAAGTGAATCTGCTCCGGTAAAGAAAGCTGAATCTCCTTATGGAAATACGAAACAAATAGGTGAAGAGATCATTAAAGATACCTGTAAGGTTCATCCTAATTTAAAGGCAATCTCTTTAAGATACTTTAATCCAATAGGAGCACATCCTAGTGCAGAAATTGGAGAATTGCCTATAGGTACTCCGCAAAATCTGGTGCCTTTTATTACACAGACAGCAATAGGAAAAAGGGAACAACTATCTGTTTTTGGAAATGATTATCCAACCAACGATGGAACTTGTATAAGAGATTATATTCACGTAATGGATCTTGCAAGAGCACACGTGGTTGCGCTAAAGAGGCTTATGAATAATGAAGCTGAATCTAATTATGATGTTTTTAATTTAGGTACAGGTAAAGGGAATTCTGTATTAGAAGTTATACAATCGTTTGAAAGAACAACAGGGAAGAAGCTTTCTTATAAGATTGCAGAAAGAAGAGAAGGAGATATTACTGCGGCCTATGCAGATACTATAAAAGCAAATTCTGTACTTGGTTGGAGATCTGAAAAAGATCTAGATGAAGCTTTGGAAAGTGCCTGGAAATGGGAGAAAAAAGTTACAGGTTCTGAGATGAATTAA
- a CDS encoding mechanosensitive ion channel family protein — MANNINLKYISCFLEESFINQGMHPVVASYLNLAINLVALVLLLILVNYIIRRFVIESFRTFTNKTKTTFDDFLIKSNFPKYVGQIIPIFIIYATIPYILVDHVFTLKGVLFFTNVYVIILIVWICRSVLRTTKNYLRTQESFKDKPIDSYIQVLMIFIWVVGFMFIFSEVTGESVISFAISLGAASAILLLIFKDTILGFVASIQVSVNDIVRIGDWITFSKYGADGTVTEINLATVRVQNFDNTFTTIPTYSMISDSFQNWRGMQESPGRRIKRSIFIKQNSVKFITPEDYEKLKKISLIAPYLEHRQKEIDKYNRTNKIDTTLPINGRNQTNLGIFRKYADAYLHDHSAVHKELYLMVRHLAPTPQGIPLEVLCFSRDKRWENFEYIAADIFDHLIAAVPYFDLKLFEAPSGDDIQDLGKFISNLKN, encoded by the coding sequence ATGGCAAATAACATCAATCTCAAATATATAAGCTGCTTTTTAGAGGAAAGCTTTATAAATCAGGGAATGCATCCTGTGGTTGCCAGTTACCTTAATTTAGCAATAAACTTAGTAGCACTTGTACTTCTTTTAATTCTCGTAAATTATATTATTAGAAGATTTGTAATAGAATCTTTTAGAACATTCACTAATAAGACCAAGACAACTTTTGATGACTTCCTTATTAAAAGTAATTTCCCAAAATACGTAGGGCAGATCATACCAATCTTTATAATCTATGCTACCATCCCTTATATATTGGTAGATCATGTTTTTACTTTAAAAGGAGTATTATTTTTTACCAATGTTTATGTAATAATATTGATTGTTTGGATCTGTAGAAGTGTATTAAGAACTACCAAAAACTATCTACGCACTCAGGAATCTTTTAAAGACAAACCTATAGATAGCTATATACAGGTGTTAATGATCTTTATATGGGTGGTTGGTTTTATGTTCATTTTTTCTGAAGTTACCGGAGAATCTGTAATAAGTTTTGCAATATCTTTAGGGGCGGCATCTGCCATACTTTTATTGATTTTTAAAGATACTATTCTAGGGTTTGTAGCCTCTATTCAGGTTTCTGTGAATGATATTGTAAGAATTGGAGATTGGATAACCTTTAGCAAATATGGTGCAGATGGAACGGTTACAGAAATAAATCTAGCAACGGTAAGAGTTCAGAATTTCGATAATACTTTTACAACCATTCCAACGTATAGTATGATCTCAGATTCATTTCAGAACTGGAGAGGGATGCAAGAATCTCCAGGAAGAAGAATTAAAAGATCTATATTCATTAAACAAAACTCTGTAAAATTTATCACTCCAGAAGATTATGAAAAACTAAAGAAGATAAGTTTAATAGCACCTTACTTGGAGCATCGTCAAAAGGAAATAGACAAATACAACCGTACCAACAAAATAGATACTACGCTACCAATAAACGGAAGGAATCAGACCAACTTGGGAATCTTTAGAAAGTATGCAGATGCTTACCTTCATGATCATTCTGCAGTTCATAAAGAATTATATTTAATGGTGAGGCACCTAGCTCCTACCCCTCAGGGAATTCCCTTAGAGGTGCTTTGTTTCAGCAGAGATAAAAGATGGGAAAATTTTGAGTACATAGCAGCAGATATCTTTGATCATCTTATAGCAGCAGTACCCTATTTTGATCTTAAACTTTTTGAAGCACCTTCCGGAGATGATATACAGGATCTTGGTAAATTCATAAGTAATCTCAAGAATTAG
- a CDS encoding mechanosensitive ion channel family protein, whose translation MQETKTDKITNVGESFNHFYDRLIEQLPGIGFGLLIIILGVLIGMWVGGFARRRISAHTHDPLMSKFLGKVIRLLLTTVGIMLGLRAAGLGGIATGILTAAGASALVLGFAFKDIGENFIAGVILAFNRPFNVNDTVEIGANFGKVKAMEFRYTKLKTFDGKDVYIPNSDVLTKPVTNYTEDGFFRWDFIIGIAYEDNITGAKEVVLKALRNEPNVIEDEEHENFVIEDKLDTSTVNLKVFFWVDTKDFRRTALITKGNVVRAVKETLEDHGYYMPADIQEIKLYGKENDFPFTISDRNKENLPKKS comes from the coding sequence ATGCAAGAAACCAAAACCGATAAAATAACAAATGTAGGTGAATCGTTTAATCACTTCTACGATCGCCTAATTGAACAATTACCAGGCATTGGTTTTGGACTTCTAATCATTATTCTTGGTGTTCTTATCGGTATGTGGGTTGGAGGATTTGCCAGACGTAGGATTTCGGCTCATACTCATGATCCTCTAATGAGTAAATTTCTAGGGAAAGTAATAAGATTACTACTTACTACTGTAGGAATTATGTTAGGACTTAGAGCCGCAGGATTAGGGGGAATAGCTACCGGTATTCTAACTGCTGCCGGGGCAAGTGCTTTAGTTCTTGGTTTTGCATTCAAAGATATTGGAGAAAATTTTATAGCAGGAGTAATTTTAGCCTTTAATAGACCATTTAATGTAAATGATACTGTAGAGATAGGAGCGAATTTTGGAAAAGTAAAAGCGATGGAATTTAGATATACCAAGCTAAAAACATTTGATGGAAAAGATGTTTATATACCAAATAGCGATGTACTCACAAAACCTGTAACCAACTACACTGAAGATGGTTTCTTTAGATGGGATTTTATCATCGGAATTGCTTATGAAGATAATATAACCGGGGCCAAAGAGGTTGTACTTAAAGCATTAAGAAATGAACCGAATGTTATTGAAGATGAGGAGCATGAAAATTTTGTGATAGAAGACAAATTAGATACCAGTACTGTAAATCTTAAAGTTTTCTTTTGGGTAGATACCAAAGATTTTAGAAGAACTGCCCTAATTACAAAAGGTAATGTGGTAAGAGCGGTAAAAGAAACCTTGGAAGATCATGGATATTACATGCCTGCAGATATACAGGAAATCAAGCTCTATGGTAAAGAAAATGATTTCCCTTTTACTATATCTGATAGAAATAAAGAGAATCTTCCTAAGAAATCTTAA
- a CDS encoding acyl-CoA thioesterase, which yields MRFHTRKWIKPEDLNPNASLFGGRLLEWIDEECALYAIIQLENQKVVTKYMSEINFISSATQGDIIEIGIDVVKFGFSSLTLKCEVRNKMTRETIISIENIVMVGLDEIGKPKPHGKSKIEFVKDRLKD from the coding sequence ATGAGATTTCATACAAGAAAATGGATTAAGCCTGAAGATTTAAATCCAAATGCTTCCTTATTTGGTGGCAGGTTATTAGAATGGATAGATGAAGAATGTGCGCTTTACGCTATCATTCAGTTAGAGAATCAAAAAGTTGTGACGAAGTACATGAGTGAGATCAATTTCATAAGCTCTGCTACACAAGGGGATATTATTGAAATTGGTATTGATGTAGTAAAATTTGGATTTTCTTCTTTAACATTAAAATGCGAAGTCAGAAATAAAATGACGCGTGAGACCATTATATCTATAGAAAATATAGTTATGGTTGGTTTAGATGAAATTGGAAAACCAAAACCTCATGGAAAATCTAAAATTGAATTTGTAAAAGACAGATTGAAAGATTAA
- a CDS encoding YqaE/Pmp3 family membrane protein yields MSLLTIILNILLPPLAVFMKHGLGVTFLISVLLTALGWIPGVIHAFLVNGTK; encoded by the coding sequence ATGTCTTTATTAACGATAATTTTAAACATTCTTTTACCACCATTAGCTGTATTTATGAAACATGGACTTGGGGTAACTTTTTTAATAAGTGTACTTCTAACTGCATTAGGTTGGATACCTGGAGTAATCCATGCATTTTTGGTAAACGGAACTAAATAA
- a CDS encoding endonuclease/exonuclease/phosphatase family protein, translating to MKFKRFLQAFGILAIVLTLIPIVAADFWWIRMFDFPHIQLTILTFVALVSYFIKFDVKWWEDYVFVTIISACLVYQIMKIAPYTAFAPFEVGNASEDADKNDELKFYSANVLQKNAKFDLLNDEIKRKDPDVILLMETDSIWMNQVEDAVSKYPYRVEAPIDNTYGMLLYSKLEMINPELKFLVDDSIPSIHTILKLRSGKQIMFHAIHPTPPMPQENPSSADRDGEMMLVAKMARERNLPTLVAGDFNDVAWSSTSRLLKNAGRLLDVRVGRGFYNSFDAGSFLFRWPLDHFMVSEEFRVVAIKTGENIKSDHYPFFITLSLEPDLAEEQKPEPPTEGQLKRANEQIKDLLEEKSKKGEKLGE from the coding sequence ATGAAGTTTAAAAGATTTTTGCAAGCCTTTGGGATCTTGGCTATAGTGTTAACCTTAATCCCCATAGTTGCAGCTGACTTTTGGTGGATACGAATGTTTGATTTCCCTCACATTCAACTTACTATCTTAACCTTCGTTGCACTAGTATCTTACTTCATTAAGTTTGATGTGAAGTGGTGGGAAGACTATGTTTTTGTAACTATAATTTCTGCTTGTCTGGTTTATCAGATCATGAAGATCGCTCCTTACACAGCTTTTGCTCCTTTTGAAGTTGGAAATGCATCAGAAGATGCAGATAAGAATGATGAATTAAAATTCTATTCTGCTAATGTGCTTCAAAAAAACGCAAAATTTGATCTATTAAATGATGAGATCAAAAGAAAAGATCCGGATGTAATTTTATTGATGGAGACAGATAGCATTTGGATGAATCAAGTTGAAGATGCTGTATCTAAATACCCATACAGAGTTGAAGCACCAATAGATAATACATATGGTATGCTTTTATATTCTAAATTAGAGATGATAAATCCGGAATTAAAATTTCTTGTAGATGATTCAATTCCCTCAATACATACTATTCTAAAATTAAGATCTGGGAAGCAGATTATGTTTCATGCTATTCACCCTACCCCTCCAATGCCTCAAGAAAATCCCTCTTCTGCAGATAGAGACGGAGAAATGATGCTTGTTGCAAAAATGGCAAGAGAAAGAAATCTTCCAACCCTTGTAGCAGGAGATTTTAATGATGTAGCGTGGTCTAGCACTTCTAGATTATTAAAGAATGCAGGGAGATTGTTGGATGTACGAGTGGGAAGAGGTTTTTATAATTCTTTTGATGCGGGTAGCTTCTTATTTAGATGGCCTTTAGATCACTTTATGGTTTCAGAAGAATTTAGAGTTGTAGCTATAAAAACAGGCGAAAATATCAAATCAGATCATTATCCATTTTTTATTACTTTGAGCTTAGAGCCAGATCTGGCAGAGGAACAAAAACCAGAACCTCCAACAGAAGGTCAGCTAAAGCGAGCTAATGAGCAAATAAAAGATCTACTAGAAGAAAAATCTAAGAAGGGAGAAAAATTGGGAGAATAA
- a CDS encoding NUDIX domain-containing protein yields MRPQNIAITVDTVIFYKIDKALKLLLIQRKNSPFKEKWALPGGFLEEGETLVNAAARELEEETGLTNVNLIQMEAYGAIGRDPRGRTISIAFMGLLDKEEIVAGADDAMNAKWFDIRNLPELAFDHAEILDAALSRL; encoded by the coding sequence ATGAGACCACAAAACATCGCAATTACTGTAGATACAGTGATCTTTTATAAAATTGATAAAGCACTGAAGTTATTATTAATTCAGAGAAAGAATTCGCCTTTTAAAGAAAAATGGGCATTGCCTGGAGGATTTTTGGAAGAAGGTGAAACTTTGGTAAATGCTGCTGCTAGAGAACTTGAAGAAGAAACAGGTCTTACCAACGTTAACCTTATCCAAATGGAGGCTTATGGAGCTATTGGCAGAGACCCTAGAGGCAGGACAATATCTATCGCGTTTATGGGATTACTAGATAAAGAAGAAATTGTAGCCGGAGCAGATGATGCTATGAATGCAAAATGGTTCGATATTAGAAATTTACCCGAGTTAGCGTTCGATCATGCAGAAATATTAGATGCAGCGCTTTCTAGATTATAG
- a CDS encoding NAD-dependent succinate-semialdehyde dehydrogenase — translation MITSKNPYNGEEIAQIKEFDQADINKALDLADNTFKTWRETSYKHRSELMMKAAEELKENKQEYARMITLEMGKPISQSISEIEKCAWVCEYYAENAEKHLENEIIETDADTSYVSYEPIGVVLAVMPWNYPFWQVFRFAAPALMAGNIGVLKHASNVMQSAENIQKVFERAGFPKGCFQNLPISSSKVEGILRDKRVKAATLTGSKPAGSSVASIAGEEIKKTVLELGGSNALVIFKDANIEEAVKTCVQARFQNTGQSCIAGKRLIVHEDIADSFIKKFKEQVSELKSGDPSEEDTFIGVLSREDLAEDLEKQVNDSVEQGAKIVLGGKRKGTYFEPTIISNVTKEMPIFKEETFGPAISITTFKDDEEAVSLVNYSDFGLGVSIFTEDVGRAKRLVPMFDDGAVFVNELVKSDPRLPFGGTKISGYGRELSAHGIREFVNRKTVYFNSYW, via the coding sequence ATGATAACTTCTAAGAATCCATACAACGGAGAAGAAATAGCTCAGATAAAAGAATTTGATCAGGCTGATATTAACAAGGCCTTAGATCTCGCAGATAATACCTTTAAGACTTGGCGAGAAACATCCTATAAGCATAGATCTGAATTAATGATGAAAGCTGCTGAAGAGTTGAAAGAGAATAAGCAGGAATATGCAAGGATGATCACTTTGGAAATGGGGAAACCTATTTCTCAATCTATTTCAGAAATTGAAAAATGTGCATGGGTTTGTGAATATTATGCAGAAAATGCCGAGAAGCATTTGGAAAATGAGATTATTGAAACAGATGCAGATACTAGTTACGTTTCTTACGAACCTATAGGAGTAGTATTAGCAGTAATGCCATGGAATTATCCATTTTGGCAAGTATTTAGATTTGCAGCTCCGGCACTTATGGCAGGAAATATTGGGGTATTGAAACATGCCAGTAATGTTATGCAATCTGCAGAGAATATTCAAAAAGTGTTTGAACGTGCAGGATTTCCTAAAGGATGTTTTCAAAATCTTCCAATTTCAAGTTCAAAGGTAGAAGGAATACTACGCGATAAAAGAGTGAAGGCAGCAACTTTAACAGGAAGTAAACCTGCAGGAAGCTCTGTGGCTTCAATTGCAGGAGAAGAAATTAAAAAAACGGTTCTAGAACTGGGAGGAAGTAATGCGTTGGTAATTTTTAAAGATGCGAATATTGAAGAAGCTGTAAAGACCTGCGTACAGGCGAGATTTCAAAATACAGGACAAAGCTGTATAGCGGGTAAAAGATTAATTGTTCATGAGGATATTGCAGATAGTTTCATCAAAAAATTTAAAGAGCAGGTAAGTGAATTAAAAAGTGGAGATCCTTCAGAAGAAGATACTTTTATAGGTGTATTGTCTAGAGAAGATCTAGCAGAAGATCTAGAAAAACAAGTTAATGATTCAGTAGAACAAGGGGCTAAAATAGTGTTAGGAGGTAAAAGAAAAGGAACTTATTTTGAGCCGACAATCATTTCTAATGTTACCAAAGAAATGCCAATATTTAAAGAGGAAACTTTTGGACCGGCTATTTCTATAACTACATTTAAGGATGATGAGGAAGCAGTATCTTTAGTAAATTATTCAGATTTTGGATTAGGAGTTTCCATTTTCACAGAAGATGTTGGGAGAGCTAAAAGATTGGTGCCTATGTTTGATGATGGTGCTGTTTTTGTAAATGAACTTGTAAAAAGTGATCCTAGATTACCATTTGGAGGAACAAAGATCTCTGGATATGGAAGAGAATTATCTGCACATGGAATTCGTGAATTCGTAAACAGAAAGACTGTTTATTTTAATAGCTATTGGTAA
- a CDS encoding DEAD/DEAH box helicase, translating into MSFIELGVSEDINKSLQEMGIVHPTKIQSAAIPVLSKENIDFIGQAQTGTGKTAAFGLPLLAKIDPDNVNIQALILAPTRELGQQIAKQLFKYTKYTNKVFTEAVYGGEKIDIQIQRLNRPTQIVVATPGRLLDLLTKKALDISKINTLVLDEADEMLSMGFKDELTRILKKTKGNRNIWLFSATLPSELNEIIEMYVSKDCLRISVDKTEAVNSNIQHQFVVGDDNNKLDTLAQFLKTQGKNRGIIFTKTKAAAKLLTKQLAAKNYEVGLLEGDMLQKDRDRVMRAFKKKTLKILVATDVAARGIDVDNLAYVVHYQLPDQTEYYTHRSGRTARAGRSGLSLVLVNTKEQRRIWELEKELGIKFLKIK; encoded by the coding sequence ATGAGTTTTATTGAATTAGGAGTATCTGAAGATATAAATAAGAGTTTACAAGAAATGGGGATAGTCCACCCTACAAAGATACAAAGTGCAGCTATTCCTGTATTGTCTAAAGAAAATATAGATTTTATAGGTCAGGCGCAAACCGGAACTGGTAAAACTGCTGCATTTGGGTTACCATTATTAGCTAAGATAGATCCGGATAATGTAAATATTCAGGCTTTAATATTAGCTCCTACTAGAGAGTTAGGTCAACAAATAGCAAAGCAACTTTTCAAATACACGAAATACACCAATAAAGTATTTACAGAAGCTGTTTATGGCGGAGAGAAAATAGATATTCAGATTCAAAGATTGAACAGGCCAACACAAATAGTTGTTGCTACCCCTGGGAGACTATTAGATCTTCTTACTAAGAAAGCTTTAGATATTTCGAAAATTAATACTCTTGTCTTAGATGAAGCAGATGAAATGCTTAGCATGGGCTTTAAAGATGAGTTAACTCGAATTTTAAAGAAAACAAAGGGGAATAGAAATATCTGGCTTTTTTCTGCAACCTTACCTTCAGAATTAAACGAGATCATAGAAATGTATGTTTCTAAAGATTGTTTAAGAATTTCTGTTGATAAGACCGAGGCAGTGAACTCTAATATCCAACATCAATTTGTTGTTGGAGATGACAACAATAAATTAGATACACTTGCTCAATTCTTAAAGACGCAAGGAAAAAATAGAGGTATAATTTTCACAAAAACGAAAGCTGCTGCTAAATTGCTCACCAAACAATTAGCTGCCAAAAATTACGAAGTAGGTCTGTTAGAAGGAGATATGCTCCAGAAAGATAGAGATAGAGTAATGAGAGCTTTTAAGAAAAAAACATTAAAAATTCTAGTTGCTACAGATGTAGCAGCCAGAGGTATAGATGTAGATAATTTAGCGTATGTTGTTCATTACCAATTACCAGATCAAACAGAATATTACACTCATAGAAGTGGTAGAACCGCACGAGCGGGAAGATCTGGTCTATCTTTGGTGCTTGTAAATACTAAGGAACAAAGAAGGATCTGGGAATTGGAAAAAGAACTTGGTATTAAATTTCTTAAGATCAAATAG
- a CDS encoding DUF3817 domain-containing protein, with amino-acid sequence MDLQHQIKIFKIISILEGLSFLILLLIAMPLKYIYHMDIYVRVVGMAHGVLFITYILGALLLFKQLNWKLKTLSIIILCSVIPLGPFYIEKKYL; translated from the coding sequence ATGGATTTACAGCATCAAATTAAAATATTTAAGATCATAAGCATATTAGAAGGACTTTCATTTTTAATTCTGCTACTTATAGCTATGCCTTTAAAATATATCTATCACATGGATATATATGTTAGAGTTGTTGGAATGGCTCATGGAGTATTATTTATAACTTATATACTTGGAGCTTTATTATTATTTAAGCAGCTAAACTGGAAGCTTAAAACGCTATCAATAATAATTCTTTGTTCTGTAATTCCATTAGGTCCTTTCTATATAGAAAAGAAATATTTGTAG
- a CDS encoding DUF1206 domain-containing protein, whose protein sequence is MNDKLKKTARIGYVAKGAVYAITGILTLLAAFNQGGQKAGKFKVVEYLDKQTFGNIILIILALGLICYAYWRFTQAISDPENIGSDKKGKVKRAAFFVSGCIYLGLAIYAVLRVINSSAGSGGSSGKKATILSNDWGLIVLGIVGGITIATGLYQFVRIYKADFVKKFELKSMTDEKRRKTIKNSAYFGMGSKGVLFIIIGFFLLKASITSNPADIKTTSDAFSFLEDSAYGAYLLGAVAAGLIGYAIYMFMMAKYRKFSA, encoded by the coding sequence ATGAATGATAAATTAAAGAAAACGGCACGTATTGGATATGTTGCCAAGGGAGCTGTTTATGCTATAACAGGAATTTTAACACTATTAGCTGCTTTTAATCAAGGCGGACAAAAAGCAGGAAAGTTTAAAGTTGTAGAGTATCTAGACAAGCAAACCTTTGGAAATATCATACTCATTATTTTAGCTCTTGGTCTTATCTGTTATGCATATTGGAGATTTACCCAGGCTATTAGTGATCCAGAAAATATAGGTTCAGATAAAAAAGGAAAAGTAAAAAGAGCAGCATTCTTTGTTAGTGGCTGCATTTATCTTGGATTAGCGATCTATGCTGTGCTTAGAGTAATTAATTCTTCTGCAGGTTCTGGAGGTTCTTCTGGAAAGAAAGCCACTATCTTAAGTAACGATTGGGGATTGATTGTATTAGGAATTGTAGGTGGTATAACTATAGCTACAGGGCTTTATCAATTTGTAAGAATATATAAGGCAGATTTTGTCAAGAAGTTTGAATTAAAATCTATGACAGATGAGAAGCGAAGAAAAACGATTAAAAATTCTGCTTATTTTGGAATGGGATCTAAAGGTGTTCTATTTATTATAATAGGATTTTTTCTATTAAAAGCTTCCATCACATCCAATCCTGCAGACATTAAAACCACTTCAGACGCTTTTTCATTTTTAGAAGATTCTGCGTATGGAGCTTATTTACTGGGCGCGGTGGCTGCAGGATTGATAGGATATGCTATATATATGTTTATGATGGCAAAATATCGAAAGTTTAGCGCCTAA
- a CDS encoding SDR family oxidoreductase, protein MESFKSKVAFITGGSKGIGYGVAEALLKLNMNVAITSRSKESAEKAANELSKLGSGNVLGLEADVRDYKSQQQAINKTIEKWGQLDVLVANAGIGHFGNIAELSVEDWKETIDTNLSGVFYSLKAAIDGLKKSKGYAITISSLAGTNFFEGGTAYNASKFGVTGLTQAAMLDLRGHGINVSTIMPGSVATHFNDHTPNKEDAWKIQKEDIGELVVDLLKMNPRTLPSKIEVRPSQPPTK, encoded by the coding sequence ATGGAATCATTTAAATCAAAAGTCGCATTTATAACAGGTGGAAGTAAAGGAATAGGGTATGGCGTTGCAGAAGCCCTTTTAAAGTTAAATATGAATGTTGCTATAACCAGTAGGTCTAAAGAATCTGCAGAGAAAGCTGCAAATGAACTTTCCAAATTAGGAAGTGGTAATGTTTTAGGCTTAGAAGCCGATGTACGCGATTATAAAAGTCAGCAACAAGCCATAAATAAAACTATTGAAAAATGGGGGCAACTAGACGTGTTAGTTGCTAATGCAGGAATTGGGCATTTTGGTAATATTGCAGAGTTAAGTGTGGAAGATTGGAAGGAAACTATAGATACTAATCTTTCTGGTGTTTTTTATAGCCTTAAAGCAGCAATAGATGGACTAAAAAAATCTAAAGGGTATGCTATTACCATTTCTAGTTTGGCAGGTACAAATTTCTTTGAAGGTGGTACAGCATATAATGCTAGTAAATTTGGTGTAACCGGATTAACTCAAGCAGCAATGTTAGATCTTAGAGGTCATGGTATAAATGTAAGTACTATTATGCCAGGTTCTGTAGCAACACATTTTAATGATCATACTCCAAATAAAGAGGATGCTTGGAAAATTCAAAAAGAAGATATTGGAGAATTAGTAGTTGATCTATTGAAGATGAATCCTAGAACATTGCCAAGTAAGATCGAGGTTAGGCCATCTCAACCGCCTACTAAGTAG
- a CDS encoding YqaA family protein — protein MKKDAKSKKKSRLRLLHQYYGYTGFYSFVGKSLKKAIIPILVFIAAIFAIDYFVLDLNKVLVTITETYSPAGILSVFFASESLLGLVPPELFIAWAGKSELPIFYLSLLAAASYLGGIVSYFIGVGITKIPAVHKQMEINLAHHIKNARKWGGFLIIVGALLPIPFAMSSIAAGIIRFPFMSYLMFGLLRFVRFYAYALVIFGMV, from the coding sequence ATGAAAAAGGATGCGAAATCTAAAAAGAAATCGCGCTTGCGTTTATTGCACCAGTATTATGGCTATACCGGTTTCTATAGTTTTGTGGGTAAAAGTTTAAAAAAGGCAATAATTCCTATTTTAGTTTTTATTGCTGCCATTTTCGCAATAGATTATTTCGTTTTAGATCTAAATAAGGTTTTAGTCACTATTACTGAAACTTATTCTCCGGCAGGAATATTATCTGTATTCTTTGCTTCAGAATCTCTTCTTGGATTGGTTCCCCCAGAACTCTTTATTGCTTGGGCAGGAAAATCTGAATTGCCAATTTTCTATTTATCCTTACTTGCTGCTGCTTCCTACTTAGGAGGAATAGTGTCTTACTTTATAGGCGTTGGAATCACTAAAATTCCTGCTGTACATAAGCAAATGGAAATAAATTTAGCACATCATATTAAAAACGCTCGAAAATGGGGTGGTTTTTTAATTATAGTTGGAGCTCTGCTTCCAATTCCGTTCGCCATGAGCAGTATTGCCGCTGGTATTATTAGATTCCCTTTTATGAGCTACCTAATGTTCGGTTTATTAAGATTTGTAAGATTCTATGCTTACGCTTTGGTTATCTTCGGAATGGTTTAA